From Dechloromonas sp. A34:
GAAGACGATCGAGGAAATCAATGTCGGGATGTGGATCGGCCAAGGTGTCCTGCAAGTCGTGCTGTTCTTCGTCATCGGCTTCATTGTCCGCCGTCTGCTTCGCCAGCTCGGCGGCGAACCGGCCTATGTGATCGATATCATCCGCCAGATCGCCAACGGCAATTTGGCCGGGCGTATCACGACCCGCGATGGCGACAACAGCAGCCTGCTGTATACGACCCAGCAGATGCAGGGCAGCTTGCGCGGCATGATCGGCCGTATCCTTTCGACCTCGGACCAGTTGTCGCAATCCGCTCGCCAACTGGCTGCTTCCTCGCAACAGGTGCAGCAGGCTTCCGAGCGGCAAAGCGATTCGTCGGCCGCGGTCGCCTCCTCGATCGAGGAAATGACGGTTTGCGTCGGTCAGATTTCGGAAAATGCGGCGGGCGCCCAGCGCCACGCCTCGGAAACCGGATCCTTGGCCAAGGACGGCGCCAACGCCGTGCAGGGCGTGATCGCCGAGATGGACAAGATTTCGACGGCGGTTGCCACCTCGTCCCGGGTGATCACCTCGCTTGGCGAGCAATCGCACCAGATTTCGAATATCGTCAAAGTCATTAAGGAAATTGCCGATCAGACCAATCTGCTGGCGCTGAACGCAGCCATCGAAGCCGCACGGGCTGGTGAGCAGGGCCGGGGCTTCGCCGTGGTTGCCGATGAGGTCAGAAAACTGGCCGAGCGCACGACGCTGTCCACCCAGGAAATTGCCGCGATGATTCAGTCGGTGCAGGGCGGCACCGACGACGCCGTCGCCGGCATGGCGCAAGGCAGCATCCTGGTCGACGAAGGCGTCCAGATGGTAAGCAGTACCGGGATTTCGATGGAGAAAATCCAGGGTAGCGTGCAGAAGGTGCTGGCGGCCGTCGATGACATTTCATCGGCCCTCAAGGAACAGAGCTTGGCCAGTCATCTGATCGCCCGCAATGTCGAGGGAATCGCCGAGATGACCGAGGAAACCAGTACCGTCATCAAGGAAGTCTCCGCGTCGGCTGCCCAGCTCGAACAACTGGCTGCCAGCCTGAAAGCCGCGGTCGGCGAGTTCAAGATCTGATCTTCGATCCCGGCCTGCCCGCGGCGGGCCGGCCGCCGGAATTCCCCGGCCTGTGGCGCGGTTAGGGGCGGCCGGCGGTTTCGGGTAAAATCGCTTTTTTTTCCAGCGGATAACCTCCGCGCTTGGCACATTTCCC
This genomic window contains:
- a CDS encoding methyl-accepting chemotaxis protein, with the protein product MNGISAWWARVGLQLKLQLLIQGFLIIVLVGAQQWIFHLFEDQLLTAAKERATAVADGAINGLNTLMIIKAGADEVISDPKARAQFLEKMGKSESVKEMRVIRGKGIDDEFDGGLPQEVAVDDMDKRVLATGVTESQLYHNGDEAWLRLVVPYIAKKNFRSINCLECHGVDEGAVVGAASVTIDVQEDMKTIEEINVGMWIGQGVLQVVLFFVIGFIVRRLLRQLGGEPAYVIDIIRQIANGNLAGRITTRDGDNSSLLYTTQQMQGSLRGMIGRILSTSDQLSQSARQLAASSQQVQQASERQSDSSAAVASSIEEMTVCVGQISENAAGAQRHASETGSLAKDGANAVQGVIAEMDKISTAVATSSRVITSLGEQSHQISNIVKVIKEIADQTNLLALNAAIEAARAGEQGRGFAVVADEVRKLAERTTLSTQEIAAMIQSVQGGTDDAVAGMAQGSILVDEGVQMVSSTGISMEKIQGSVQKVLAAVDDISSALKEQSLASHLIARNVEGIAEMTEETSTVIKEVSASAAQLEQLAASLKAAVGEFKI